The Ziziphus jujuba cultivar Dongzao chromosome 3, ASM3175591v1 region GTTTAAGAAGCCTTCCCTAATTCATAAAAGATGAGAACATGATGGTTTTGTAAAAGCTACGGCAAGTCGATCCCATGCATCTTTGGATGTTTTAGAAGTGGCCACAATCTGATGAACTTCAGGAGAGAGAGAAGCCAGCAGCGTACCAAGCATAAGGAAATCCTGGAGGATCCAAAAGGAATAGTCAGGATTTGGAGATTGATCAGAAAAAGTCAACGACTGACATGGAAGATTGCCGTTGACAAAACCATAGAGATCATAGCCTGTGAGAAGCACATCAAACTGCTTACGCCAAGGAAAGTCGCAGCTGTCAGTGAGTTTGAGAGGGACCTGTGTGGCCACGTTAATAACCACAAGAACACGGCTTGAGAGAGATGGCTCATTAGAGATAGAAGAAGGAGCAATTGTGGATGTAGAAATTGGTGAAGAAGCCATGAGAAGGATGAAGATGGatcgaattatttttttttttgttggaccTCTGATACCATATAAAAGATGA contains the following coding sequences:
- the LOC125423212 gene encoding uncharacterized protein LOC125423212; amino-acid sequence: MASSPISTSTIAPSSISNEPSLSSRVLVVINVATQVPLKLTDSCDFPWRKQFDVLLTGYDLYGFVNGNLPCQSLTFSDQSPNPDYSFWILQDFLMLGTLLASLSPEVHQIVATSKTSKDAWDRLAGRLLKPQGIRSILKYLNDVKSAADELHLLDHPVSEDDLTLFILNGLSTAFESISTAFHTRDSSISFEELHEKLKEHDNYIK